The genomic window TATAACGTGAGTATAAAGGATTGATAATTCAGTGTTTTTCAAACTATGTAATACGTGAAAACCTTATAGGGATTTCTTCAAGAAGACACCATCAAGTGCTAAAGAAAACGAAAGGTAAGCATTGACAAAAGTCCTTTTCCTTTGGTTTCCAGGTGAAATGGCACACTTCTTGGCACGGATTCTAGGTGTATCAGCTAGGAGATATGTGGCAGGAGTTTCTCACAGCAAAATCCACCCAGTTTTCTGCATGAATTGTAACATAACCCTATCTTCTGTTGGCAGTGAAAAGTCTCCTCCGATTGTGAAATTGGAGGGAAAGACAAAGAAGCGCCCCCGTGTTCTATCCTCCAGCAGCGAAGATGATGCTGAAAATGTTCCCGAGAAGAAGAAACAGAGtccgaagaagaagaaggagacACCAAAGGTTGACAGTCCAAAGAAGCAGGAAAAAACTCCGGAAAAAAAGCCTGAAGTGAAGGAGGAAGTCCCCAGTCCAGAAACGAACACCAAGGAGAAAGAATCTCCAAAGAAAGTCTTTACAATGTTCCAGAAGAATTCAAAGGAGGGCGAGAGCAAAAATGGAAATGAATATGATCCGGGAAAGAAGAAGTATCATCCAATTGAAGATGCGATATGGAAGCAAAATGAGAAGGTACCGTATTTGGCTCTTTCACGGACATTTCAGCTGATTGAGGAGACTTCGGGGCGCTTGAAGATGATTGATATTCTTAGCAATTATTTTCGCTCTGTGATTGTGCTGAGTCCGGATGAATTGCTGCCCAGTATCTTCTTGTGCCTCAATCAATTGGCTCCGGCGCATGAGGGCCTGGAGCTGGGAATTGCCGAGACGACACTCATGAAGGCTATTGCTCAGAGTACGGGCAGAAGCATGAGTCAGTTGAAGAGTGATATCCAGAGTATTGGAGATATTGGAATTGTGGCAGAGAAATCGCGAAGCAATCAACGAATGATGTTCACTCCGGCTGCCCTGAATGTCACTGGAGTCTTTCAGAAGTTGCAGGAGATAGCCAGGATGACAGGGAATCAGGCTATGGCGAAAAAAGTTGATAAGATTCAGTCGATGTTTGTTGCGTGCAGACATTCAGAAGCCAGATTTCTCATTCGTTCCCTGGCTGGCAAATTGCGAATTGGCCTGGCTGAGCAATCAGTGCTCCAGGCTCTGGCTCAGGCATGTACAGACACGCCGCCAAATCAGGGCTATCCGCCCAAGATACTGAGCAATCTCAAGAAACTCGGAGAGGCCGGATTCAAGGCGAAAGTTGATGAAAATGTACTTTTAGTAAAAACAGCCTACTGCGAATGCCCAGATTACGGACAAATTGTTCCGGTTTTACTAAATGACGGACCATCGGGTCTCCCGGAGAAGTGCAAAATGCTCCCTGGGACTCCAGTCAAACCCATGCTGGCTCAGCCGACCAAGGATATTCAGGATGTCTTCCAGCGTTTCGATAACATTGACTTTACGTGCGAATGGAAGTACGATGGCGAAAGGGCTCAAATTCACATCAAAGAAGATGGAACCGTAAGTATCTTCAGCAGGAATCAGGAGAACAATACCACCAAGTATCCGGATATCATTGCCAGAATTGATTCTGTCAAGGGAGATCAAGTGAAATCGTGCATTTTGGATTGTGAAGCTGTAGCTTGGGACGTAGAGAAGCAGCAGATAATGCCATTTCAAATCTTAAGCACCCGAAAGCGCAAGGATGCATCA from Phlebotomus papatasi isolate M1 unplaced genomic scaffold, Ppap_2.1 HiC_scaffold_391, whole genome shotgun sequence includes these protein-coding regions:
- the LOC129809170 gene encoding DNA ligase 1 isoform X2, yielding MAQKSITDFFKKTPSSAKENESEKSPPIVKLEGKTKKRPRVLSSSSEDDAENVPEKKKQSPKKKKETPKVDSPKKQEKTPEKKPEVKEEVPSPETNTKEKESPKKVFTMFQKNSKEGESKNGNEYDPGKKKYHPIEDAIWKQNEKVPYLALSRTFQLIEETSGRLKMIDILSNYFRSVIVLSPDELLPSIFLCLNQLAPAHEGLELGIAETTLMKAIAQSTGRSMSQLKSDIQSIGDIGIVAEKSRSNQRMMFTPAALNVTGVFQKLQEIARMTGNQAMAKKVDKIQSMFVACRHSEARFLIRSLAGKLRIGLAEQSVLQALAQACTDTPPNQGYPPKILSNLKKLGEAGFKAKVDENVLLVKTAYCECPDYGQIVPVLLNDGPSGLPEKCKMLPGTPVKPMLAQPTKDIQDVFQRFDNIDFTCEWKYDGERAQIHIKEDGTVSIFSRNQENNTTKYPDIIARIDSVKGDQVKSCILDCEAVAWDVEKQQIMPFQILSTRKRKDASEAEIKIQVCVFMFDLLYFNGQPLVKEPFFERRRLLRENFIQVEGTWKFATSLDTNDINDLQNFLDESVKGNCEGLMVKSLKQDATYEIAKRSRNWLKLKKDYLSGVGDSLDLVVIGGYRGKGKRTGTYGGFLLACYDAENEEYQSICKIGTGFSDEALQQHTEFLSQHIIPNPRSYYRFDSSHQPDEWFDAVQVWEVKCADLSLSPVHRAAMGLVDPNKGISLRFPRYIRIRDDKKVEEATSAQQVVDMYSNQDQIKNQKNTSRSVEDDFY
- the LOC129809170 gene encoding DNA ligase 1 isoform X1, giving the protein MAHFLARILGVSARRYVAGVSHSKIHPVFCMNCNITLSSVGSEKSPPIVKLEGKTKKRPRVLSSSSEDDAENVPEKKKQSPKKKKETPKVDSPKKQEKTPEKKPEVKEEVPSPETNTKEKESPKKVFTMFQKNSKEGESKNGNEYDPGKKKYHPIEDAIWKQNEKVPYLALSRTFQLIEETSGRLKMIDILSNYFRSVIVLSPDELLPSIFLCLNQLAPAHEGLELGIAETTLMKAIAQSTGRSMSQLKSDIQSIGDIGIVAEKSRSNQRMMFTPAALNVTGVFQKLQEIARMTGNQAMAKKVDKIQSMFVACRHSEARFLIRSLAGKLRIGLAEQSVLQALAQACTDTPPNQGYPPKILSNLKKLGEAGFKAKVDENVLLVKTAYCECPDYGQIVPVLLNDGPSGLPEKCKMLPGTPVKPMLAQPTKDIQDVFQRFDNIDFTCEWKYDGERAQIHIKEDGTVSIFSRNQENNTTKYPDIIARIDSVKGDQVKSCILDCEAVAWDVEKQQIMPFQILSTRKRKDASEAEIKIQVCVFMFDLLYFNGQPLVKEPFFERRRLLRENFIQVEGTWKFATSLDTNDINDLQNFLDESVKGNCEGLMVKSLKQDATYEIAKRSRNWLKLKKDYLSGVGDSLDLVVIGGYRGKGKRTGTYGGFLLACYDAENEEYQSICKIGTGFSDEALQQHTEFLSQHIIPNPRSYYRFDSSHQPDEWFDAVQVWEVKCADLSLSPVHRAAMGLVDPNKGISLRFPRYIRIRDDKKVEEATSAQQVVDMYSNQDQIKNQKNTSRSVEDDFY